From Yersinia hibernica, a single genomic window includes:
- the cbl gene encoding HTH-type transcriptional regulator Cbl, whose product MNFQQLKIIRESARCNYNLTEVANSLFTSQSGVSRHIRELEEELGIEIFIRRGKRLLGMTEPGKELLTVAERMLNDANQIRRLADVFSNNDSGQLHIATTHTQARYSLPRVIKEFRLLYPQVKLVISQGNPQEIAAMLQSGEADIGIATELLMSDESVAAFPYYRWHHAIVVPENHPLTQEPNITLETLSTLPLITYRQGITGRSRLDNAFKNAGLTPDIALSAQDSDVIKTYVELGLGVGILADMSYETHRDKGLVRLNAEHLFDANTVWLGLKRGQLQRNFIWFFIQLCNPTLSLHDIKEKVLAEALDEAAIDFEI is encoded by the coding sequence ATGAATTTCCAGCAGCTAAAAATTATTCGGGAATCAGCCCGTTGCAATTACAACCTGACTGAAGTGGCCAATAGCTTATTTACTTCGCAATCTGGCGTTAGCCGCCATATTCGCGAGCTAGAAGAGGAACTGGGTATTGAGATATTTATTCGGCGCGGTAAACGGCTATTAGGAATGACCGAGCCGGGTAAAGAATTGCTGACAGTTGCCGAGCGCATGCTAAATGATGCTAATCAAATCCGTCGGTTAGCGGATGTGTTTAGTAATAATGACAGTGGGCAGCTACATATCGCCACCACACATACTCAAGCGCGTTATAGTTTGCCGCGGGTGATTAAAGAGTTTCGTCTGCTGTATCCGCAGGTAAAATTGGTTATTAGTCAGGGAAATCCGCAAGAAATCGCGGCGATGTTGCAATCTGGTGAAGCTGATATTGGCATTGCCACTGAATTATTGATGAGTGATGAATCTGTGGCGGCGTTTCCTTATTATCGCTGGCATCACGCGATTGTAGTGCCAGAAAATCACCCATTAACACAAGAGCCGAATATCACTCTGGAAACCCTAAGCACCTTGCCCTTAATTACCTATCGGCAAGGAATAACAGGCCGCTCCCGGCTGGATAATGCTTTCAAAAATGCCGGATTAACCCCTGATATCGCCCTGAGCGCGCAGGATTCTGATGTGATTAAAACCTATGTTGAACTGGGCCTGGGGGTGGGGATCTTGGCGGATATGTCTTATGAAACCCATCGTGATAAAGGGTTGGTGCGGCTCAATGCCGAGCATCTGTTTGATGCTAATACCGTGTGGTTAGGGTTAAAACGGGGCCAGTTACAACGTAACTTTATCTGGTTCTTTATCCAGCTGTGTAATCCCACACTGTCCCTGCATGATATTAAAGAGAAAGTATTGGCAGAAGCGCTAGATGAGGCCGCCATTGATTTTGAGATTTAG
- a CDS encoding siderophore-interacting protein, which translates to MTAESTAAKTKYRPTPPRLVQVKQVVDSSPHLRRITFHSPTLQNYPADCAGAHLKIFLPLAHQTQPELPVLGEKGPQWPAADVRPTVRTYSVRAIRPELCEIDIEFALHDHSGPAVNFARHAKAGDWLGITNPGGPETMLPAATYSYLVGDPSSLPAIAALLETLPAHAQGHAIIRVDTPQDVLNLVKPAGVELSWVIGGTEKTDDVINQFCALDLPMAEATFWLAGEDKLVVQLRRYLRREKGCERQQLYAVPYWREGLNEEDYHHQRHEVMDNIDG; encoded by the coding sequence GTGACTGCAGAATCAACAGCAGCAAAAACCAAATACCGCCCGACTCCGCCGCGCCTAGTACAAGTCAAACAGGTGGTAGACAGTTCGCCACATTTGCGCCGAATTACCTTTCACAGCCCAACATTGCAAAATTACCCGGCAGATTGTGCTGGTGCGCATCTAAAAATTTTCCTGCCATTGGCGCATCAAACCCAGCCAGAATTACCGGTTCTTGGCGAAAAAGGCCCGCAATGGCCCGCTGCGGATGTGCGCCCGACGGTGCGAACCTATTCTGTGCGCGCTATTCGCCCTGAACTTTGTGAGATAGATATTGAATTTGCGCTGCATGACCACAGCGGCCCGGCGGTCAATTTTGCCCGCCATGCCAAAGCCGGGGATTGGCTGGGAATTACCAATCCCGGCGGGCCTGAAACCATGCTGCCAGCGGCGACATACAGTTATCTGGTGGGTGACCCCTCTTCACTGCCGGCAATTGCCGCCTTGTTGGAAACACTGCCGGCCCATGCACAAGGTCATGCCATTATTCGCGTCGATACCCCACAAGATGTGCTAAATCTGGTGAAACCGGCAGGTGTTGAACTCAGCTGGGTCATAGGCGGCACTGAAAAAACTGATGACGTGATTAACCAATTCTGCGCGCTGGATTTGCCGATGGCAGAAGCGACATTCTGGTTGGCCGGTGAAGATAAGCTGGTAGTGCAGCTGCGCCGCTATCTTCGCCGCGAAAAAGGCTGTGAACGCCAGCAACTGTACGCCGTGCCATATTGGCGCGAAGGCCTCAATGAGGAAGATTATCATCACCAACGCCATGAAGTAATGGATAACATTGACGGCTAG
- the chaA gene encoding sodium-potassium/proton antiporter ChaA: MKSQNDPGRSKSRHHEYSLILPIVALVILNLWGDTSNFAAVIVINLIALVGILSSAFSVVRHADVLAHRLGEPYGSLILSLSVVVLEVSLISAMMATGDAAPALMRDTLYSIIMIVIGGLVGVSLLLGGRKFATQHVNLVGIKQYLMAIFPLAIIVLVLPSTLPDGNFTVAQSLVVAAISAAMYGVFLLIQTKTHQNLFVYEHEDEGDDPSDPHHGKPSSHSSLWHTFWLLIHLVAVIAVTKFDANPLEALLTELNAPAKFTGFLIALLILSPEGLGALKAVLANQVQRAMNLFFGSVLATISLTVPAVTLIAVLTGQELNFGLEAPHIVVMASVLLLSQISFSTGRTNVLNGTAHLALFAAYMLTIML; the protein is encoded by the coding sequence ATGAAGTCGCAAAATGATCCTGGCCGATCTAAATCTCGCCATCACGAATACTCCCTTATCCTGCCAATTGTTGCGCTGGTTATTCTTAATCTTTGGGGCGATACCAGCAATTTTGCCGCTGTCATTGTGATTAACCTGATTGCGCTGGTCGGTATTCTCAGCAGTGCTTTCAGTGTCGTGCGCCATGCAGACGTCCTAGCTCACCGCCTGGGTGAACCCTACGGTTCCTTGATTCTCAGTCTGTCAGTGGTGGTGTTGGAGGTCAGTTTGATCTCGGCAATGATGGCGACTGGCGATGCCGCACCGGCATTGATGAGGGATACACTCTATTCAATCATCATGATTGTTATTGGGGGATTAGTTGGTGTGTCGTTGCTGCTTGGTGGCCGCAAATTTGCCACTCAGCATGTCAATTTGGTCGGTATCAAACAGTATCTGATGGCTATCTTCCCGCTGGCCATTATTGTCTTGGTATTACCCAGCACCTTGCCTGACGGTAACTTTACCGTGGCACAATCCTTGGTTGTTGCGGCTATTTCGGCGGCAATGTATGGTGTTTTCTTGCTTATCCAAACCAAAACCCATCAGAACCTGTTTGTCTACGAGCATGAAGACGAGGGGGATGACCCGAGTGACCCACACCACGGAAAACCCTCATCTCACAGTAGTCTGTGGCACACATTTTGGTTATTGATTCATTTGGTTGCGGTAATCGCGGTGACAAAATTTGACGCGAACCCATTGGAAGCACTGCTCACCGAGCTCAATGCACCGGCTAAATTTACCGGCTTCCTGATTGCCTTACTTATCCTGTCACCAGAAGGATTAGGTGCTTTAAAAGCGGTGCTGGCAAATCAGGTACAGCGGGCCATGAATCTGTTTTTCGGTTCTGTGCTGGCAACCATTTCACTGACTGTCCCTGCGGTAACCTTGATTGCAGTATTGACCGGGCAAGAGTTGAATTTTGGGCTTGAAGCACCGCATATCGTGGTGATGGCCAGTGTATTGCTTCTGTCGCAAATCTCATTTTCTACCGGCAGAACCAATGTACTCAACGGCACCGCGCATCTGGCGCTGTTTGCAGCTTATATGTTAACAATCATGTTATAG
- the phoH gene encoding phosphate starvation-inducible protein PhoH gives MGRQKAVIKARREAKRVIRRDSRSHRQREEENVTSLVQMGGVESIGMARDSRDTSAIQARTQAQGHYLSAIESKQLIFATGEAGCGKTFISAAKAAEALIHKEVDRIIVTRPVLQADEDLGFLPGDISEKFAPYFRPVYDILLRRLGSSFMQYCLRPEIGKVEIAPFAYMRGRTFENAVVILDEAQNVTASQMKMFLTRLGENVTVIVNGDITQCDLPRGVKSGLSDALERFAEDDMIGIIRFDKQDCVRSALCQRTLNAYS, from the coding sequence ATGGGAAGACAGAAAGCAGTGATCAAAGCTCGTCGTGAAGCGAAACGCGTAATTAGACGTGATTCACGTAGTCATCGTCAGCGTGAGGAAGAAAATGTGACATCGTTAGTGCAAATGGGCGGTGTTGAATCAATCGGTATGGCACGGGATAGCCGTGATACCTCCGCTATTCAGGCGCGTACACAAGCTCAAGGTCATTACTTATCAGCCATAGAAAGTAAACAACTCATCTTCGCCACCGGTGAGGCGGGGTGTGGTAAAACCTTTATTAGCGCGGCCAAGGCTGCTGAAGCATTAATTCACAAAGAAGTTGATAGGATAATTGTGACGCGGCCTGTATTGCAGGCAGATGAAGACTTGGGATTCTTACCCGGTGATATCTCCGAGAAATTCGCGCCATATTTCCGCCCGGTGTATGACATTCTATTGCGCCGCCTCGGATCATCTTTCATGCAATATTGTTTGCGGCCGGAAATCGGTAAAGTAGAAATTGCGCCTTTCGCTTATATGCGTGGGCGTACCTTTGAGAATGCGGTGGTTATTCTTGATGAAGCACAAAATGTAACCGCCAGCCAAATGAAAATGTTTCTGACCCGCCTCGGTGAGAATGTCACCGTTATCGTGAATGGCGATATTACCCAATGCGATCTACCGCGCGGTGTGAAATCCGGTCTTAGCGATGCACTGGAGCGTTTTGCTGAAGATGATATGATTGGCATCATTCGCTTTGATAAGCAGGATTGTGTCCGCTCTGCACTCTGCCAACGCACTTTAAATGCCTATTCATAA
- a CDS encoding GNAT family N-acetyltransferase, with product MNQNHFGQIIGAELPHWQSARRPQKELLSGHFCSLAPIDSDKHEESLYQSYHLIADASDWTYFYCERPENKDDFQQYLQTLISAKDAVHYTVMGTQSGLALGTVGLQRIDEKNGVIEIGSVNWSPRLKRHSAGTEAIYLLLHYIFDKLGYRRCEWKCDSLNGPSNAAAMRFGFQYEGQFRQAIVTKGRNRDTNWYSITAHEWPLIKQTFNNWLDSENFDSEGKQKRRLQDLRISC from the coding sequence GTGAATCAAAATCATTTCGGACAAATTATTGGGGCAGAATTACCACATTGGCAATCTGCACGGCGGCCACAGAAAGAGCTGCTATCCGGGCATTTTTGCTCTCTGGCTCCGATAGACTCAGATAAACATGAAGAATCTTTATATCAGAGCTACCATCTGATAGCCGATGCCAGTGACTGGACCTATTTTTATTGTGAGCGGCCAGAAAATAAAGATGATTTCCAGCAATACCTACAGACATTAATCAGTGCTAAAGATGCTGTCCACTATACAGTGATGGGGACACAATCAGGTTTGGCATTAGGGACGGTAGGTTTACAACGGATTGATGAAAAAAATGGAGTGATTGAAATTGGTTCGGTTAATTGGTCGCCGCGCTTAAAACGCCATTCCGCGGGAACTGAGGCTATCTATTTGCTATTACATTATATATTCGACAAATTAGGCTATCGCCGTTGTGAGTGGAAATGTGATTCATTGAACGGGCCGTCAAATGCGGCGGCAATGCGATTTGGCTTTCAGTATGAAGGGCAATTTCGCCAGGCGATTGTGACTAAAGGGCGTAATAGAGACACTAATTGGTATTCCATAACAGCCCATGAATGGCCACTTATTAAGCAGACGTTTAACAATTGGCTGGACAGCGAAAACTTTGATAGTGAGGGTAAGCAAAAGCGGCGTTTACAGGATTTAAGAATCAGCTGTTAA
- the pgaD gene encoding poly-beta-1,6-N-acetyl-D-glucosamine biosynthesis protein PgaD, with product MSTPLIHTEQRLIPRLIDITITALAWFGFIFLFVKGFLDMIHRAPNMGPIPFRMYILAGLTTLALYAAIAAFNAIVLIVWAKYNQVRFQVERRGHRPHLDDDELANSMEMTPEMIAQLKAGSCLTLYNDEHGQLLDVKEGLQLPSVAPVVNLRRG from the coding sequence ATGAGTACGCCTCTGATTCATACCGAGCAGCGGTTAATCCCGCGCTTGATTGATATTACCATTACTGCATTAGCTTGGTTTGGTTTTATCTTCCTGTTTGTGAAGGGCTTTCTGGATATGATCCACCGCGCCCCGAATATGGGGCCAATTCCGTTCAGAATGTATATTTTGGCGGGCCTGACGACACTCGCCTTGTATGCAGCAATTGCCGCATTTAATGCTATCGTGTTGATTGTTTGGGCCAAATATAACCAAGTACGTTTTCAGGTTGAGCGCCGTGGTCATCGTCCGCATTTAGATGATGATGAACTTGCCAATAGTATGGAAATGACGCCTGAGATGATTGCTCAATTAAAAGCAGGCTCCTGCCTCACGCTGTATAATGATGAACACGGCCAATTACTGGATGTCAAAGAAGGATTACAACTTCCCTCTGTGGCACCGGTCGTGAATTTACGCCGAGGATAA
- the pgaC gene encoding poly-beta-1,6-N-acetyl-D-glucosamine synthase → MIDRIIALLILCLVLSIPAGMILLFTGDVLLNFVFFYPLFMSGIWITGGVYFWLRRERHWPWGDNVPAPELKGNPLVSILIPCFNEGLNARETIHAALAQTYTNIEVIAINDGSSDDTAQVLDAMLVEDPRLRVIHLAHNQGKAIALRMGTAAARSEYLVCIDGDALLDKNAVPYLVAPLIANPRTGAVTGNPRIRTRSTLIGRVQVGEFSSIIGLIKRTQRVYGQVFTVSGVVAAFRRRALADVGYWSPDMITEDIDISWKLQIRHWSVFFEPRGLCWILMPETLGGLWKQRLRWAQGGAEVFLKNMFKLWRWRNRRMWLLFLEYSLSITWAFTYLFSIILFLLGLVITLPPGIHVQTVFPPAFTGMVLALTCLLQFAISLVIERRYEPKLGSSLFWIIWYPMVYWMLSLFTTVVSFPKVMLNTKRKRARWVSPDRGIGRVKP, encoded by the coding sequence ATGATCGATAGAATTATTGCATTACTCATCCTATGTCTGGTACTGAGCATTCCCGCGGGAATGATCCTGCTCTTTACCGGCGATGTGCTGCTGAACTTTGTCTTCTTCTACCCGCTCTTTATGTCTGGCATTTGGATAACTGGCGGTGTCTATTTCTGGCTACGCCGTGAAAGACATTGGCCGTGGGGCGATAATGTTCCTGCGCCGGAACTGAAGGGCAATCCGCTGGTGTCTATTTTAATTCCTTGTTTTAACGAGGGCTTGAATGCGCGGGAAACGATTCACGCGGCATTGGCACAGACCTACACCAATATTGAAGTTATCGCCATCAATGACGGCTCCAGTGATGACACGGCGCAAGTGTTAGATGCAATGTTGGTTGAAGACCCACGCCTGCGTGTTATTCACCTGGCCCATAACCAAGGCAAAGCCATTGCTTTGCGAATGGGCACTGCCGCTGCGCGCAGCGAATATCTGGTGTGTATTGATGGTGATGCCTTGCTGGACAAGAATGCGGTGCCTTATTTGGTCGCGCCGCTGATTGCGAATCCGCGTACTGGCGCAGTGACCGGTAACCCGCGTATCCGCACGCGCTCAACCTTGATTGGCCGTGTTCAGGTGGGGGAATTTTCTTCTATCATTGGGCTGATTAAACGGACTCAGCGCGTGTATGGGCAAGTCTTCACCGTCTCCGGGGTTGTTGCCGCTTTCCGTCGTCGAGCATTGGCGGATGTGGGCTACTGGAGCCCGGATATGATAACTGAAGATATTGATATCAGTTGGAAACTCCAGATAAGACATTGGTCGGTGTTCTTTGAACCTCGGGGCTTGTGCTGGATTTTGATGCCCGAAACGTTAGGTGGGCTGTGGAAGCAACGTCTGCGCTGGGCGCAAGGTGGGGCTGAGGTCTTCCTGAAGAATATGTTCAAGTTGTGGCGCTGGCGTAATCGTCGGATGTGGCTGTTATTCTTGGAATATTCACTGTCTATCACGTGGGCATTTACTTATCTGTTCAGTATCATTCTGTTCCTGCTGGGCTTGGTGATTACCTTACCGCCGGGCATTCATGTGCAGACGGTCTTCCCACCGGCCTTTACCGGGATGGTATTGGCGCTGACGTGTTTGTTGCAATTTGCCATTAGTTTGGTGATTGAACGGCGCTATGAACCTAAACTGGGCAGCTCACTGTTTTGGATTATCTGGTACCCCATGGTCTACTGGATGCTCAGTTTGTTCACTACCGTGGTGTCGTTCCCCAAAGTCATGCTGAACACTAAACGCAAACGTGCGCGCTGGGTCAGCCCGGATCGCGGGATCGGGAGGGTTAAACCATGA
- the pgaB gene encoding poly-beta-1,6-N-acetyl-D-glucosamine N-deacetylase PgaB: MAKILFFMRILVVGMVTLLASVCYAEKPVFVPPAERALPLSERPWQKNTFVVIAYHDVEDDSADQRYLSVRSSALSEQLAWLKDNRYNVVSVDQILAAHNGGAPLPNKAVLLTFDDGYSSFYSRVYPLLEANDLSAVLAPVGTWIDTPANKKVDFGGLSTDRDRFLTWKQISEMSKSKLIEIGAHTYASHYGVIANPQGNTEPAAANLMYDPKTKKYETEAAFKQRMEKDVSLITQRITQATGKPPRVWVWPYGAPNGTVISILRQHGYQMAMTLEPGIGNVNDLMNIPRILISNNPSLKDFAQLVTSVQEKDIMRVAHVDLDYLYDPDPVQERENLDKLVQRISDLRVTTVFLQAFSDPKGDGNIRQVYFPNRWIPMRQDLFNRVAWQLASRPDVDVYAWMPVLAFEMDSSLPRIQRIDPKTGKTSIDPDQYRRLSPFNPEVRQRIIDIYRDLAYSAPIDGILYHDDAVMSDFEDASPDAMRAYQKAGFPGSIVEIRNNPETMARWTHYKSKYLVDFTNELTRQVRDIRGPQVKSARNIFAMPIMEPESEAWFAQNFDDFLANYDWVAPMAMPLMEKVPLSESNEWLSQMVNKVAQRPGALNKTVFELQSKDWTKPEGNNAISGPILAGWMRQLQLNGAQNFGYYPDNFITGEPPLKDVRPVLSSAWYPLYDR; encoded by the coding sequence ATGGCAAAGATACTATTTTTTATGCGGATACTGGTAGTTGGAATGGTCACGCTACTTGCGTCCGTCTGTTATGCAGAAAAACCGGTATTTGTTCCACCGGCCGAGCGCGCATTGCCTCTCAGTGAAAGACCGTGGCAGAAGAATACCTTTGTGGTCATTGCTTATCATGATGTTGAAGATGATTCCGCGGATCAACGCTATCTGTCGGTACGCAGCAGTGCACTGAGTGAACAATTGGCTTGGTTGAAAGACAATCGCTACAACGTGGTTTCTGTGGATCAAATCTTGGCGGCGCATAATGGTGGGGCGCCTTTACCCAACAAGGCGGTGTTGCTCACTTTCGATGATGGTTACAGCAGTTTTTATTCTCGTGTTTACCCATTATTAGAAGCTAATGATTTGAGTGCCGTGCTAGCCCCGGTTGGCACGTGGATTGATACCCCGGCCAATAAAAAAGTGGATTTTGGTGGTTTAAGCACTGACCGAGACCGTTTCCTGACCTGGAAGCAGATCAGTGAAATGTCAAAATCAAAGTTGATTGAAATTGGTGCGCATACTTACGCCTCACATTATGGCGTGATAGCTAACCCACAAGGGAATACTGAACCGGCTGCGGCCAATCTGATGTATGACCCTAAGACCAAAAAATATGAAACCGAAGCTGCTTTTAAGCAACGGATGGAAAAAGATGTTTCATTGATAACTCAGCGAATTACTCAAGCTACGGGTAAACCGCCACGGGTTTGGGTTTGGCCGTACGGTGCACCAAATGGCACTGTTATCAGTATCTTGCGTCAACACGGCTACCAGATGGCCATGACACTGGAACCGGGCATTGGTAACGTCAATGATTTGATGAATATCCCACGGATTCTGATCAGTAATAATCCGTCGTTAAAAGATTTTGCCCAGTTGGTCACTTCGGTACAGGAAAAAGACATCATGCGCGTCGCGCATGTCGATTTGGATTACCTCTACGATCCCGACCCGGTGCAAGAAAGGGAAAATCTCGATAAATTAGTACAGCGCATTTCTGATTTACGTGTTACCACCGTGTTTTTACAAGCATTTTCTGATCCCAAAGGGGATGGCAATATTCGGCAGGTTTATTTCCCAAATCGCTGGATACCGATGCGCCAAGACCTGTTTAATCGGGTGGCGTGGCAGCTAGCTTCACGCCCTGATGTGGATGTTTATGCCTGGATGCCGGTATTGGCATTTGAAATGGATTCGTCATTACCACGAATTCAACGTATTGATCCAAAAACAGGTAAAACCAGCATCGATCCGGATCAATATCGCCGCCTATCGCCATTTAATCCCGAAGTCAGGCAGCGCATTATTGATATTTACCGCGATCTGGCCTATAGCGCCCCGATTGACGGGATTTTGTATCATGACGATGCCGTCATGTCTGATTTCGAAGATGCATCACCGGATGCTATGCGTGCATACCAAAAAGCAGGTTTCCCAGGGTCGATTGTCGAGATACGCAACAACCCGGAAACCATGGCGCGCTGGACGCACTATAAGAGCAAATATTTGGTCGATTTTACCAATGAATTGACCCGCCAAGTGCGAGATATCCGTGGCCCGCAAGTGAAGTCAGCCCGCAATATATTTGCGATGCCGATTATGGAACCGGAAAGCGAGGCATGGTTTGCACAGAATTTTGATGATTTCTTGGCTAACTATGATTGGGTTGCCCCAATGGCCATGCCATTAATGGAGAAAGTGCCCCTCTCAGAGTCTAACGAGTGGCTCTCTCAAATGGTTAATAAAGTTGCGCAGCGTCCAGGCGCACTCAATAAAACTGTATTTGAACTGCAATCGAAAGACTGGACTAAACCTGAGGGCAATAATGCTATCAGTGGCCCGATCCTGGCAGGATGGATGCGCCAGTTGCAGTTAAATGGCGCGCAAAATTTTGGTTACTATCCGGATAACTTTATCACTGGCGAACCACCGCTGAAAGATGTCCGCCCTGTGCTATCTTCTGCTTGGTATCCTTTATATGATCGATAG
- the pgaA gene encoding poly-beta-1,6 N-acetyl-D-glucosamine export porin PgaA — translation MYNAFTTLLRPLHRHRMTLLALLISGLSVNPVLAETQYDSLIIKARAGDTAPVLDYLQKEAKAGPLNSGQVDDWLQIAGWAGRDQEVIDVYERYHSSMNLSSRGLASAARAYRNEKRWDQALALWQSSLKKDPTNPDLITGMIMTQADSGRGGAALQQAKELAERNPSAQNYMTLSYLNRATNRNYDALQASSEAVRLAPESDEVLRNHLEILQRNRIVDPALQLAKENPKLVSAEEYRQLERDAAAEQVRMAVLPTRSETERFYIADQALADYQDLLTRWSKEPEAQADYQRARIDRLGALLVRRHTEELIKEYESMEAEGYKMPDYARRWAASAYIDRRMPEKAAPILASLYYADGKTFRNSDDLLDADDLYYALNESEQLDKAHQFAKNYSEQTPYQVGVYGLPGKEPNDDWMEGQTLLVQSLVALNDLPAAQKKLETLSSTAPANQNLRIALAGVYLARDLPRKSEQELKAVESLAPRSLILERAQAETAMDLQEWRQMELLTDDVIARSPEDVPSQELDRQRKIHNMYELRVTGNRTISSNSPVSGNKDYGVETLLYSPPIADNWRVFGGGSYNNAQFEEGTGINRVMRLGGEWTSRDHWVEAEVNNQNYGFGNKTGARLSTWYDFNDHWRVGGQVERLAKDTPLRALKNNIYANSASAFVLWKADDRRDVEFNVTPSDFSDGNKRWEYELNGRQRIWTGPYLTADFNLGLAASTNTKEDVIYYNPKRDFTYLPAVTINHIMYRHYKTIWSQQVQLGVGGYWEKNYGNGLVTTASYGQRVQWNDVVDTGVAVTYDKRPYDGTREHDLSLAFDLNYRF, via the coding sequence ATGTATAACGCATTTACGACACTACTGCGCCCGTTGCACCGGCACAGAATGACTTTATTAGCGCTATTAATTTCCGGCCTCTCAGTTAATCCAGTTTTGGCAGAAACACAATATGATTCATTAATCATCAAAGCCAGAGCTGGGGATACCGCACCGGTGCTCGATTATTTACAAAAAGAAGCTAAAGCCGGGCCACTTAATAGTGGTCAGGTCGATGACTGGTTGCAAATTGCGGGGTGGGCTGGGCGTGATCAGGAGGTTATTGATGTGTATGAGAGATATCATTCCTCAATGAATCTCTCCTCGCGGGGGCTGGCTTCTGCGGCCCGAGCATATCGTAATGAAAAGCGTTGGGATCAAGCCCTGGCATTGTGGCAAAGCAGTTTAAAGAAAGACCCCACCAACCCTGATCTTATTACCGGTATGATCATGACCCAGGCTGATTCGGGCCGTGGCGGTGCGGCGTTACAACAGGCAAAAGAGTTGGCTGAGCGTAACCCTTCCGCGCAAAATTATATGACACTGTCTTATCTCAACCGTGCCACCAATCGCAACTATGATGCATTGCAAGCTTCCAGCGAAGCAGTACGGTTAGCCCCTGAATCTGATGAGGTTTTAAGAAATCATCTTGAGATTTTGCAACGAAACCGGATTGTTGACCCTGCATTACAGCTCGCCAAAGAGAACCCGAAATTAGTTTCAGCAGAAGAGTATCGGCAACTTGAGCGAGATGCTGCCGCGGAACAAGTGCGTATGGCGGTATTACCAACGCGCAGTGAAACTGAACGTTTTTATATTGCCGATCAGGCATTGGCGGATTATCAGGATTTATTAACACGTTGGAGCAAAGAGCCAGAGGCTCAGGCCGATTACCAGCGGGCGCGAATTGATAGACTCGGCGCATTATTGGTTCGTCGTCATACCGAAGAACTGATTAAAGAATATGAAAGTATGGAAGCTGAAGGCTACAAAATGCCTGACTATGCGCGTCGCTGGGCGGCTTCCGCGTATATTGACCGCCGGATGCCGGAAAAGGCCGCGCCAATTCTAGCCAGTTTGTATTACGCCGATGGTAAAACCTTCCGCAACAGTGATGATTTGCTGGATGCCGATGATCTCTATTACGCACTCAATGAAAGTGAGCAATTAGATAAGGCGCATCAATTCGCTAAGAACTATAGCGAACAAACGCCTTATCAAGTTGGGGTGTATGGTTTGCCGGGGAAAGAGCCGAATGATGATTGGATGGAGGGTCAGACGCTATTGGTGCAATCCCTGGTGGCGCTCAATGACCTGCCTGCAGCACAGAAAAAGCTGGAGACATTATCCAGTACCGCCCCGGCTAACCAGAATTTACGTATTGCCTTAGCCGGTGTTTATCTGGCGAGGGATTTACCACGCAAATCTGAACAAGAATTGAAGGCGGTAGAATCATTGGCACCTCGGAGCCTGATTTTAGAGCGCGCACAGGCTGAAACGGCGATGGATTTGCAGGAATGGCGTCAAATGGAGCTGTTAACGGATGATGTGATTGCTCGCTCGCCCGAAGATGTTCCATCACAAGAGTTAGATCGCCAACGTAAAATTCATAATATGTATGAATTGCGCGTGACAGGTAACCGAACGATTTCCTCGAATAGCCCGGTCAGTGGCAATAAAGACTACGGTGTTGAAACTCTGCTTTATAGTCCGCCTATTGCCGATAACTGGCGGGTATTCGGCGGCGGTAGTTATAACAATGCGCAATTTGAAGAGGGCACCGGCATTAATCGTGTTATGCGATTAGGTGGTGAGTGGACTTCTCGCGACCACTGGGTTGAGGCGGAGGTAAATAACCAGAATTATGGTTTTGGTAATAAGACCGGCGCACGTTTATCGACTTGGTATGATTTTAATGATCACTGGCGGGTGGGGGGACAAGTTGAAAGATTGGCGAAAGATACTCCTCTGCGGGCCTTAAAAAATAACATCTACGCCAACAGTGCTTCAGCTTTTGTGCTCTGGAAAGCCGATGACCGCCGTGATGTCGAATTTAATGTGACACCGTCAGATTTTTCGGATGGTAACAAACGTTGGGAATATGAGCTGAATGGACGTCAGCGTATCTGGACAGGGCCTTACCTGACCGCAGATTTCAATCTGGGCTTGGCGGCGAGCACCAACACCAAAGAAGACGTGATTTATTATAACCCGAAGCGTGATTTTACCTATCTTCCTGCGGTGACGATAAATCACATTATGTATCGTCATTATAAAACAATCTGGAGCCAGCAAGTGCAACTCGGTGTCGGTGGCTACTGGGAGAAAAACTACGGAAATGGCTTGGTCACAACAGCCAGTTATGGGCAACGGGTTCAATGGAATGATGTTGTTGATACTGGCGTCGCCGTGACCTATGACAAGCGCCCCTATGATGGCACCCGTGAGCATGATCTCTCGCTCGCTTTTGATTTGAATTACCGTTTCTAA